A single genomic interval of Phycisphaerae bacterium harbors:
- a CDS encoding S41 family peptidase, protein MRSWKARGFTLKGTVALGLLLGTPVVLRGAPEDRSADRIWQQGVRQILQGEFDQAGSTLEKLPEQDPVTGTVVDWLEDFRKEQEERHELDEAEFNRYVDFAKVRIERGDYDEALRWAILARDVSDDREAFLKADWLHDLVDRSLEAAEAHRGKQEWQEAWLFYSYLGELFEHEPRYKKLEKEVLTHWRLDEMFTEKAHWEESIENVRWDDARRALESIALYYVVPPDFKAMAEDGLDAVLLLADSKSAQKQFERLGNERNRAEFVARINALTRGVQESPDISRRDVERSFRRVLDISRQTVELPESLVVSEMMRGAFEPLDDFTTIIWPQDADDFEKHTRGDFIGVGISIVKNRATEEIEVVSPLEDTPAYRAGIQAGDIITHVNGDAIKGLSINKVVDTITGPEGSEVELTVRRDDEKLNFKLERARVKIQSVKGLRRHPIHEERWEHWLDEDRGIGYIRITGFQANTVEDVTNVLSELEAGDLRGLVLDLRDNPGGLLDSAFDLSSLFLKKGEKVVVVRGRDPDAVDTLRATSNGPWSDLPVLVLVNDNSASASEIVAGAIQDNEHGVVMGERTFGKFSVQNLIQLSRSNAKLKLTTAKYYLPNGRSLHREITSSEWGVEPDIHVRLTRWERVNVWKARREADRLGPPKPGADDDDIGAVVSKDKEDEIVGPPPFKEDDENDRPMADPQLDAALLVMRVRLIENENPTLAAVDVENKEEIRKP, encoded by the coding sequence ATGCGAAGTTGGAAAGCTCGCGGGTTTACGCTGAAAGGAACAGTCGCGCTTGGTTTGCTTCTGGGAACGCCGGTCGTGCTCCGGGGTGCGCCCGAGGATCGATCGGCGGACCGGATCTGGCAGCAGGGCGTGCGGCAGATCCTGCAGGGCGAATTCGATCAGGCCGGCTCGACGCTGGAGAAGCTTCCGGAGCAGGACCCGGTTACGGGCACTGTCGTTGACTGGCTGGAAGACTTCCGCAAGGAGCAGGAAGAACGGCATGAGCTCGACGAGGCGGAATTCAATCGCTACGTCGACTTTGCGAAGGTCCGCATTGAGCGCGGGGATTACGACGAAGCCCTCCGCTGGGCGATCCTGGCGCGTGACGTCAGCGACGATCGCGAAGCCTTCCTGAAGGCGGATTGGCTCCATGATCTCGTGGACCGCTCCCTGGAGGCCGCGGAAGCCCATCGCGGCAAGCAGGAATGGCAGGAGGCATGGTTGTTCTACTCCTATTTGGGCGAGTTGTTTGAACACGAGCCCCGATACAAGAAGCTCGAGAAAGAGGTCCTGACTCACTGGCGCCTCGACGAGATGTTCACGGAGAAGGCGCACTGGGAGGAGTCGATTGAAAACGTCCGCTGGGACGATGCCCGCCGGGCGCTGGAGAGCATCGCCTTGTATTACGTCGTCCCGCCCGATTTCAAAGCCATGGCGGAAGACGGACTGGATGCCGTGCTCCTGCTCGCAGACTCGAAGAGTGCGCAAAAGCAGTTTGAACGGTTGGGCAACGAGCGGAATCGCGCAGAGTTCGTGGCCCGAATCAACGCCCTGACGCGAGGCGTTCAGGAATCGCCGGACATTTCGCGCCGCGATGTCGAGCGGAGCTTCCGTCGCGTGCTGGATATTAGCCGGCAGACCGTGGAATTGCCCGAGTCGCTGGTGGTCAGCGAGATGATGCGCGGCGCGTTCGAGCCGCTCGACGATTTCACCACGATCATCTGGCCCCAAGATGCGGATGATTTTGAGAAACACACCCGCGGAGACTTTATCGGCGTCGGTATTTCGATCGTAAAAAACCGGGCCACCGAGGAGATCGAAGTGGTCTCCCCGCTGGAGGATACGCCGGCGTATCGGGCGGGTATCCAGGCAGGAGACATTATCACCCACGTGAATGGGGACGCCATTAAGGGTCTTTCCATCAACAAGGTTGTCGATACGATCACCGGGCCGGAGGGTTCGGAGGTCGAACTGACCGTCCGTCGCGACGACGAGAAACTGAATTTCAAGCTGGAACGCGCTCGCGTGAAGATCCAGTCGGTCAAGGGACTGCGGCGCCATCCGATACATGAGGAGCGCTGGGAGCACTGGCTCGACGAGGATCGCGGGATCGGCTACATCCGTATCACCGGATTCCAGGCCAACACGGTCGAGGATGTGACCAACGTACTCAGCGAGTTGGAAGCGGGAGACCTTCGGGGTCTGGTGCTCGACCTGCGCGACAATCCCGGCGGGCTTCTCGATTCCGCCTTTGATCTGTCGTCGTTGTTCCTGAAGAAAGGCGAGAAGGTCGTGGTCGTGCGCGGGCGCGATCCGGATGCGGTCGATACGCTGCGGGCGACGAGCAACGGCCCCTGGTCCGATCTGCCCGTCCTTGTGCTGGTCAATGATAACAGCGCCAGCGCGTCGGAAATCGTGGCCGGCGCCATCCAGGACAATGAGCATGGTGTGGTCATGGGTGAGCGTACGTTCGGCAAGTTCAGCGTGCAGAACCTTATCCAGCTCAGCCGCTCCAATGCCAAACTGAAGTTGACGACGGCGAAATACTACCTGCCCAACGGCCGATCGCTGCATCGCGAGATTACTTCTTCCGAATGGGGCGTCGAGCCGGACATCCACGTGCGTTTGACGCGATGGGAACGGGTGAACGTGTGGAAGGCACGTCGCGAGGCGGACCGTTTGGGGCCGCCCAAGCCCGGGGCCGATGACGACGACATAGGCGCCGTAGTGAGCAAGGATAAAGAGGATGAGATCGTCGGTCCGCCGCCGTTCAAAGAGGACGACGAAAACGATCGTCCCATGGCCGACCCGCAGCTTGATGCGGCGCTGCTCGTGATGCGCGTACGTCTCATTGAAAACGAGAATCCGACGCTCGCGGCTGTGGACGTGGAGAACAAGGAAGAGATTCGCAAGCCCTAA
- a CDS encoding nitroreductase family protein, with protein sequence MPAPMIPYEFRRRDSTEMAGRAESVLAEMSARRSCRFFSGDPVPAELIEKCIAVGHSAPSGANRKPWRFVAVNDRTLKHEIRIAAEREERESYGHRMPREWLDALEPLGTNADKPFLEIVPWLIILFRIDWEEIDGTRYQNYYPAESTGIAAGFFLMACHQVGLATLTHTPSPMRFLREILGRPSNEKPFLLIPVGFPAVDCTVPDIPKKPLARALQWNR encoded by the coding sequence ATGCCCGCGCCGATGATCCCTTACGAATTCCGGCGGCGCGATTCGACGGAAATGGCCGGGCGCGCCGAAAGCGTATTGGCGGAGATGTCTGCGCGCCGAAGCTGCCGTTTCTTCAGCGGCGATCCCGTGCCGGCCGAACTCATCGAGAAATGTATCGCCGTGGGACACTCCGCGCCCAGCGGAGCCAACCGCAAGCCGTGGCGGTTCGTGGCCGTTAATGATCGCACCCTGAAGCACGAAATCCGCATTGCTGCCGAAAGGGAAGAGCGAGAAAGCTACGGACATCGCATGCCCCGGGAATGGCTTGACGCGCTCGAGCCGCTGGGGACCAACGCCGACAAGCCGTTCCTTGAGATCGTGCCGTGGCTGATCATCCTCTTTCGAATCGACTGGGAAGAGATTGACGGCACGCGCTATCAGAACTACTACCCCGCAGAATCGACGGGCATCGCCGCGGGCTTCTTCCTGATGGCATGTCATCAGGTCGGGTTGGCCACGCTGACGCACACGCCGAGCCCCATGCGCTTTCTGCGGGAGATCCTGGGCCGGCCGAGCAATGAGAAACCGTTCCTGCTCATCCCCGTGGGATTCCCGGCTGTGGATTGCACGGTCCCGGATATTCCCAAGAAGCCGCTGGCACGTGCGTTGCAGTGGAATAGATAA
- the ndk gene encoding nucleoside-diphosphate kinase: MERTLVILKPDAVQRRLVGRIVQRFEDKGLAVAAMKLMRVSRELAERHYAVHKGKPFYPGLIDYITSGPVVVVVLAGNRCIEIARTLMGKTFGYEAAPGTIRGDFGASRSFNLIHGSDAPETARAEIELYFSADELIEFTPAGSEWVFPRNDV, translated from the coding sequence GTGGAGCGAACACTGGTTATTCTCAAGCCCGACGCCGTGCAGCGCCGGTTGGTTGGACGAATCGTGCAGCGGTTCGAGGACAAGGGCCTCGCCGTGGCAGCCATGAAACTCATGCGCGTTTCGCGCGAGCTGGCTGAGCGACACTACGCGGTGCACAAGGGCAAGCCGTTTTATCCCGGACTGATCGACTACATCACCAGTGGGCCGGTAGTGGTCGTGGTTCTGGCCGGAAACCGTTGCATCGAGATTGCCCGGACGCTCATGGGCAAGACATTCGGTTACGAGGCCGCGCCGGGTACGATTCGCGGCGACTTCGGGGCCAGCCGCTCCTTCAACCTGATCCATGGCAGCGACGCCCCTGAGACGGCCAGGGCGGAAATCGAGCTTTATTTCTCCGCGGACGAGCTGATCGAGTTCACGCCCGCCGGAAGTGAGTGGGTGTTCCCCAGGAACGACGTGTAG
- the gcvH gene encoding glycine cleavage system protein GcvH, with protein sequence MSIPSDRKYSETHEWYMADGNTVTMGITQHAADQLTDITFVDLPKVGLQFQPGDVVGEVESVKATSELFTAVGGKVLAINENLTDHPELINDNAFEDGWLVKFEVGSLAALEQLMDSKEYKSYARG encoded by the coding sequence ATGTCGATTCCGAGCGATCGTAAGTACTCCGAGACGCACGAGTGGTACATGGCCGACGGAAATACGGTTACAATGGGCATCACCCAGCATGCGGCCGATCAACTCACGGACATCACGTTCGTTGATCTTCCCAAGGTGGGGCTGCAGTTCCAGCCGGGCGACGTCGTGGGTGAAGTCGAGTCGGTCAAGGCAACATCGGAATTGTTCACGGCCGTCGGGGGAAAGGTCCTGGCGATTAACGAGAACCTCACCGACCATCCGGAGCTGATCAACGACAACGCTTTCGAGGACGGCTGGCTGGTCAAGTTCGAGGTGGGATCGCTGGCGGCGCTTGAACAGCTCATGGACTCGAAGGAATACAAGTCGTACGCGAGAGGATAA
- the gcvT gene encoding glycine cleavage system aminomethyltransferase GcvT, which produces MQESAPTLLHTPVHDAHVAFGARMVEFAGWEMPISYRGITEEHVHTRSACSMFDVSHMGRLKLSGTDCETFLNRLCTRNLSGAEVGRSYYAHICREDGGILDDVIVSRFATHWGIVCNASNRDKVVAWIEMHRAGADVAMEDQTRATAMLAFQGPRAMDLASEVSGQDLSTIKRYRHRTFEFLGMPITIYRSGYTGEDGVEVVLPAGAAAMLLPRVLGTPDAPHPEIRPAGLGARDTLRIEASMPLYGHELSEDWDSLTAGQAWCVDLQKEFIGASAMRELQARGLPRQVIGLELDGRRIARQHQPVHAADGVGGEITSGTLSPTLGKSIAMAMVSTAYCEPGTALDVELSGKRVPARVVPMPFYKRGK; this is translated from the coding sequence ATGCAGGAATCGGCCCCCACGTTGTTGCATACGCCCGTACACGACGCCCATGTAGCCTTCGGGGCGCGGATGGTCGAATTCGCTGGCTGGGAAATGCCCATTTCCTATCGCGGCATCACTGAGGAGCATGTGCATACCCGCTCGGCGTGCAGCATGTTTGACGTCTCGCACATGGGGCGGCTGAAGCTCAGCGGGACGGATTGCGAGACGTTCCTCAATCGCCTGTGCACGCGGAACCTATCTGGCGCGGAAGTGGGGCGGTCATACTACGCGCACATCTGTCGTGAGGACGGTGGGATTCTCGATGACGTGATCGTATCGCGATTCGCGACACACTGGGGAATCGTGTGCAACGCGTCCAATCGCGACAAAGTTGTGGCCTGGATTGAAATGCACCGGGCTGGGGCAGACGTCGCCATGGAAGACCAGACGCGGGCTACGGCCATGCTCGCGTTCCAGGGTCCCCGCGCCATGGATCTTGCCTCGGAAGTCTCGGGACAGGATCTCTCCACCATCAAGCGCTATCGGCATCGCACGTTCGAGTTCCTGGGTATGCCCATCACGATCTACCGCAGCGGCTACACGGGCGAGGATGGCGTGGAGGTGGTCCTGCCGGCGGGGGCCGCGGCGATGCTCCTGCCTCGCGTCCTGGGGACGCCCGACGCCCCTCACCCGGAGATCAGGCCGGCAGGGCTCGGGGCGCGCGACACCCTGCGTATTGAGGCGTCGATGCCCCTCTACGGACACGAACTGAGCGAGGATTGGGATTCGCTGACGGCCGGACAAGCCTGGTGCGTGGATCTCCAGAAGGAGTTCATCGGTGCGTCGGCCATGCGCGAGCTACAGGCACGCGGCTTGCCTAGGCAGGTTATCGGTTTGGAGCTTGACGGGCGGCGGATCGCACGGCAGCATCAGCCTGTCCACGCTGCCGACGGTGTTGGGGGGGAGATCACCAGCGGGACGCTGAGCCCGACGCTGGGCAAGAGCATCGCCATGGCGATGGTGTCAACAGCGTATTGCGAGCCGGGCACGGCATTGGACGTGGAACTGAGCGGGAAGCGCGTCCCGGCGCGGGTCGTGCCCATGCCGTTCTACAAGCGCGGTAAGTGA